The genomic stretch ctccaggctctgagctgtcagcacagagcccgacgcggggctcgaactcactgaccgcgagatcatgacctgagccgaagtgggctgcttaaccgactgagccacccaggcgccccaaaacaaaatagtttttgatatcattttatttccatacattttttaggataaatatgacattttctttctttttttaaaaaaaaaaattttatatttatttatttttgagagacagagtgaaacaaagtgagactgggggaggggcagacagagatggagacacaggattggaaacaggctccaggctctgagctgtcagcacagagcctgatgcggggctccaacccacagactgtgagatcatgacctgagcggaagtcggaggctcaaccaactgagccacccaggagcccctataacattttctttaaaaaaaaaaacaacttaaagcCTCCTGGGATCTAAATGGGGATTGTGGTAAATCTATAGGAGAACTGACACCTAAATAATCTTGAATGTTTAGAAAGATGCACATGttatttctagttctttaagGACATGTTTACTATCTCTTAGAAAAGCTTTCATTTTGCCTATAAGCCTGTCTTGCACATATTTTGGTAAATCTGCCTCTGAATATGTCACGGTTTTTGGTGCCACTTTTAAAATCACTACGTTATTAAAACATAATTCACACAccaaaaatttaccattttaaagcaATTTGACATGTCAGAGACTGTACTAGCACAGtgcaataaaatttgaaatagattttaagaTAATAGCACATCAAATTTGATAGAATGAACACAAATTTTGTCAAAAGATAAATGACTATCTCCAAAGATAAATGACGATCTCAAAGAATTGACAACTCATTTAGCAACAAAGGATTAATTTCTTTGCTATACATAACATTCTTTCATATTAATAATAAAGGCAGCGATGACTtaagagaaaagtagagaaagatTATGAAATAATGGttcatggaaaaagaaatttaaatatgatcCTACCACTCATTATGGCAATAACTGCAAATTAGTCCcattattttccatgtatttaatcTCTTTCAAATCTTCcatatctgtctctctccaatGTAGCCTACTTCTTTATATCTATCTTTTACGCCTAAAATTCACTTCAGCTGACTTTAATATGTTGTTAAAGCaccttttgtgttttaatttttaactgttaTCGTCCAAGTAGTCAAGGATAATGGTGACTATATAAATTCAAATCTTAAGAAACATCCTCCCCCAAGCTACACAGTCcaacaagaacaaataaaatttaacaatcaATCTCAAACTTCAAATTGCCTATAAAGAGAAATTAATCAGCAAATTACAGCAGCATCATTTCTCAAGCTCGTGCCTCAAATCTTtacagagaatgggagagagatgTCTGGAAAAACtatgaagaagagaggaaaaaatgaaatgggtAAGCCTGAGGAAAAATCACACCTCCTACCCCCAAAAGAGAAAGTATTGGTGAACATGGTGTACATGAGTCATAATAGATCATAGAACTTTACTCAAGTGAAGGGACTTAAAATGTGCACAGTGCTCATTGGAAGGGGATGGTAATGGGAAAAGAGCAAAGCCCTATAGAGAGACAAGGGAGGAAAGtgaaaaagatcagagaaaatctgtAAATATCTTCTAGCTTTTCTTCtaactggttgtttttttttttgtttatatgaaatataataattttcGCTTATTGATTTTCCAAACTTCCACCTTTCTGAATTTCTATCTTAATGGCATCTTATAGGCTATCTTAAATTATCCAAGTAAATTGAAATAGTGATCATTTAAGTCCTTTCcaattgtttacattttaaatttcattttcttgcctaattgaaATGGATGGTATCTATCCGgaaaaatgaaattcagtaaAGGTAATAATAGATATTCATGATTTCTGAATAATTTGAATAGAGATTAGCATGGGGCAAAATTTTATATGGCAAATATTTAGCCATATAAATATCTTTCTATTATTATCAcatattgtttaaaattaaaaagtgaaatttaatttttagatctCTTTAAGATATTTAGAGACAAGAAtatgatttttctcattgttgCTAACAAAAACATTGAATAATCTTCTCACCCCTTATATCAACACTTCTTAGTCATGATATATTAGTCTTATGATCTGCTAATGTATTCTCCttatgtttttagaatttttcattGCACTGCATAAGTGAAATCGATCTGTAGTTTTATCCTTTTCTGTCATTCTAGTTTTGataaaattacttaataaaatgaatacagaaatgttttttttgcACCCTAGCATTCGATTTTTAAAGGGTtgatatattttctcctttagaCTCTCTCAGGaacactgttgttgttgttgttgttgttgtgtttgttttttgtgatAGGAAAGGCAGTAGTAGCCTGATCAGTGTCAAAATTCTTCTGAAATTTTTAGTATGCTAATGTAtcatttaagataaaaaacatattttagattCATGTTTATTTTGCTAAAAAAAGGTTTGCCaggtttaaaagtttattttaattgttgAACAAACTATCTACAAACttcttttgtaacttttttcattTATCCTTTCTTATTTGGTGTATTTTTATTCTCAACTAGGATGCCAGGTTGATTAGGATCATCAATATTACTGAATGTATGAAACccagaaatttcatttattaacgatgccaatttatttacttatttatatctttttaaaatttggtaattCTTTCTCCTTAACTTTCTTGGGTTTATGTAATTTCTTCCTAACATCTTGAGATCAAgtttaagccttttttttctaccatattgTGATTGGTGTATGAGACTGAAATTTCCTTTCAATGCAACAGGATTAGCTGTGTCCTCTAGACTGTATGATATTTCATACATAGCTATATATCTATCTTCCCACATACACGTTTAAAAAGtgagagtttttgttttctgattcttttgcaagttttgttttcatatcttaTTTTTTCAGAAGTTAAGAAAACTTTGAAATAGAACTCTGATGTATTtggaagtgtttaaaaaattttttgtagtaCCTGCATGAATCATTTTGGAGGCACACACTACTTGGACTACTGCAGAGGGAGTCTCTAATAGAACTCAAATATTGCTACCCAGTGGCATCCTTTGGGATTTGTATTaaggtatctttttattttctaatactttGGTGTTTTGATATCTGAGGACTTGCTGACAAGGAAAGGACTGTCCCTCTCAGGGCCAGCTTATGCCTAGAGATAAGCATCCAAATGGCCTGTGAGTGTGCCATTCATATGTAAACCAACCAAGAACGCTTACCCACCCAGTCTCCTACAACTATCACTCCTTTAGTCAAATCACCTCAGGACCAGGTACCAGACAAACAGAAATAGCCCCACTACCTCAAAGTCCGCTGAAATTGTTCATGCTGCCCAATCCTAACCCTGCTTACTCTGCCTTGCCTATTCCTTCCTGTGGAAGCCACAAGAGTTTTTCACTCACAtttctccttgctctctctgccttcagACCAACTCTGGGGCTTCCCCATGTGGTCCCCTCATGAAGTATCATACTCATGCCTCTGGCCACCTGTGAGTAACAAACTTTCCAACAAGAGTCATCTCCTGATCTGTTTGCCTCACcatactataataataataaaatctacacTTTAAGACAGGATTATAGATTTAAGAACTGcctgatgaaagaaaattatttgccTATCACTGGGCGATGATGCAAATATCTCCCACCACCTCAGGCCACCTGATAGATGTAGGTGTCACTTATAATGTCAGAGATAAATCTCAGGTAGGAATCTGGGTTTGCATGTTCTTAACGTTTTTGCCCCTGAACATTCCTCTACTTTTCACTCAACCCATTCATGATTTGTAaagatttgttatttatttcatgcAGCAGGTTGAGGTGTATGTACTTTAAGGTTTTCTTCAGACATCTTGGCTACTACACTATTGAAGACAAAACTGAATATATAAACTTatgtaagtttattttataatttcatagaTTAGAAAAACCCTGTATTTTTAGGATTGAAAAGAGCTCTCCTTTTTGAAATGGTGTTATTTAACTGTCTTAGTGCCTACAAGGCAGCATTTCAAGGCCCTAAACCCATGTCAGTTGAAGCTCTGGCATTTCACAAGCCAGATGTGTTGAAGCTTTCTTCTCAATAGTAATACTGTCAGGCAATCAAAAAACTAGAGCtgtggggtacctggatggctcagtcaggttaagcatcccactttggctcaggtgaagctgtgctgtctccctctctctctctgcttctcccttgctcatgctctctctgcctctcaaaaataaaataaatattaaaaacaaacaaacaaacaaacaaaaaaactagagcTGTGAATTAGAGCTAAAGAAATGAGTaacagcaggaagaaaagaatatacaggaaagtaaatattttctaaggtACAGAAGTGAATAAACAACACTTAGGACAAGAAATAGAGAACTCTctgagttaaaaaacaaacaacatgatGGCTATGAAGACTTTAGAAAGGTCACAGATGATAAACATCAATCCAAACATAACCTTTGATTCTAAGTTGTTTCCTATTCTGgggcttatatatattttatggacCCCTCCTCAGATTTTTACTATGGATTTTCACTTAGCCAACTCATATACTGATTTTCTACTCTATGTGTAATTTTAAGTGCATAATTGGAAAGTGCTCCATGGAATCCATCCTCAATATGGTTATGGGTCACCTGAACTCCAGCATTCTGAAGTCAGGTGACATACATGATTCCATCATCTCTTAAGACATCATATTGACAGGTGATGACATAGGTCAAGGGTAAACTTCGCAATTTGTTGTCATCAGTCAACAAGGGGGATGCCCTCACATCGAGAAATCCTAGATATTTTTTAGCCAACTCAGACGACCATAAGTTGGACTGTTATAAAAGTGCCCTTTCTTAAACTTCTCAGGGAGCAAAGAACTCCAATTAATAAATTTGAACAGATGGCTTGATTCCACTGGTACATGTTGATTGAAGAGCATAGCTTTTGCAAGTGATTTGTCCGTGGTAAAGTATTCACTCCAGAACCTGACCATCAGTGATTTGGGCAGAGGTGGAAAGTGTGAATTTTCCCAATATGATGGTAAATCCATATCAAGAGTCTGAAGAGCAGGATAAATTAAAGACTGGGTCTTGAGTTTGATCTTGACATCCGGGTCATCTATgagctgaaaataatttaaataagttgctcagaaaataatttttatttaaaaatatttttatttacaaacagTAGGTGGATATAGGATAAATCCAGAATCTCAAAAAGATaatcagaaacaacaaaaaatagatcTCAAAGAACTTTCCAATTTTCAATATTATATTGAAGACTACGTGTCTTAACTTAAATAGtgtgaatataaacaaaatgatttGTACAACTTTCCTcatgagtggggaaagagatCATCTAATATgtgattaaaaagcaaaatatctaCCCTGACAACTAAGAATGGCAAtcagaggaaacattttttaagtaaagcaagtatgtacatatattatgATATCAATAGGCCTTAACATTTAAAGGAAAGATCATCTAACTAACATTCTAATTTGGCTCTGATACAAAACACATGAATCATAGGCAAAAGTCTAATTCAtttgaatatttatgtttttaaaatattcaaattacatTAGTGCATTAACACAAATTTATCTATaaattaatatgcatatatttgtggGGGTATACTAGAGGTTTCTTTTATTAATAGGACACATGATCAAAAATATTTGGAGACCAGTAACATTGAGCACTAAAGTTTAGCAGATGTTTTTGTGTACATTTACTTGGTCCTGCAAGTTGGAATGACCCATTGTGTCTTATAGATtagcttctcaaagtgtggtccctggaccattAGCATCTGCATCAGCTGAGGATTTATTAGAAATTCAAATCCTTGGGTCCTCACCCAGACACACTGACTCAAGTAGGGAGGAACCAGCAATTTATGTTTTAACAAGtctttcaggtgattctgatgtatacAAAACCTTGAGATCTGTTAGCATAGGTCACAAGTAGTAATTATTGAAGCCACATGTACTCTTATGCTCCTCAGAGTAAAGTATAatgtttaaatttaagtttatttctaaaaatttaatatagagttgaaaaaggaaagcattctgacattttttcatttggtataaatataacattttacacacacacacagacttacaTACTAGCAACAGCAAATGGCAGCACTGTTTATTTCATTGCATTTAAAGCAAGTTAGTAATTatagtttgtaaaataaaatatatatatgccattACCATATTGTGTtatgtaaaaataattgttttatgtagaaaaatatgTACTGAAGTTAAATAATCATTTCAGTGTTTTGTCTCAGATAAGTTTACATTCCATTTAGCTCACTATCTAGTATGAAGAACACTGTTTACATTAGCAGATGTGTGGTAATCATTAAATAGGTAGCTAAGAGGTAGCTGATTGAattaagaaaagatacaaaactattttatatttgaCCAATAAATTCAACTTTACAGGTAGGTAGCTAAAATCTTTGAACATGCATATTAAAAGCAAATTGCCTTTGTAGCtaaacataatacatataaaatcaaatatatagcCTTGTAAGACAGAAATTTAAATGTAACTATGTTCAAGGAGTTTATCATATACCCTGAATTGACCACATaccctcttcctccccaaaagGACTGCACTGCCATTTCCTCCTCATCCCCCATTTTATGGTATTTAGttctgtgtatttctttaaaattataccaTTTGTACACATTTAATCAACATAGTTTACCTGTTTAAGGATGTTCCATCTCCTAGTGAACCAATAATTGTTACTGTGACTTTtactaaatgctttttctgcatctagtaTGATTCTGcttcctttattaatgtggtaaaattcacttatttttgtaaaatgtactTTTCCTTGCATTATTAGCAACTTGGTCATGGTAAATCtatatgtggtatatgtatatttttctaatactttatTCATGATGGTAATATCTTCATTTGCTGAATGTGATTGGCccactgttttctttccttatgtCAGATATAACATAAACAATGTGCTTCTCTGAAGATAATTAAAGAATGCACACTCTTTTCCTATTCTcttgaatattttgtatttatttggagtGGTTTCTTTCTGATGTTTGTGTAAATTTCCAGTGAAGTTTCTTAGCagtacaattttttaattattgatttaatttaatgattataaaatatctcagattgtcatttcttcttctgttttgaaagttatatttttcttggaatttggctattgtatttaaatattatgaaatatcatttttactttaaagtttttccaaatttctcttttaaagattACAATGTTCATTCTGAACTCATTGACGGCtagttctttttcatattttagggACTGCAGAATTGTCCCTTTTTCAATCTTGACATTATTATGcctgactttgttctttttcatgtgtctttccagagatttaaattttttattagtcctttcaaagaattaactttttgctttttgttcacaTTTACTGTAAACTTGATTTTGAATATAATTTCTGTTATCGTTATcatcttccttctatttttttctttgatttcttgagtCAAATGATTATTctagcctttcttcttttcaaacatatgcttttaaaatacaattccTATAAATATTGTTCTAAATGTGgggaaaatatatacaagatataTATTCTATTAAGTACTGGCCCATAGGTaattacttgtattttttaaatttccataaaaaGAAGGATGTTTTCTTgttggtctttttcttattgatttcccACATTTTTGCACTGTGGTTAAGAGTCCGAAAGGTGTGATTTAAATTCGGTGATTTTTTGAGTCTTGCTTTACGGACAAGTACttggtcaatttttaaaaatgatcacatGTACTTGCTTTCTTCCCTGTTCTTTCCAGGTCCCTTGAGTTAAGTGTATTAATCATTATTCCAGTCCTCTATACACTTGTTATTTTTGACTGTTTTTCTTAATTACTGAAAGAgttctttttaaatctctcattgtggttccgaacatttgtgtttttcactgtagttctgttaatattttcttcatatatttaagaCCATGTTACTAAATCCATACAGATTCAGAGTTGGTATATTTTCTCGATGGTTTAACCTTTTCTGTAATGATGTGATCTTCTTAACCTGGCAGCAATGCTTTTAGATGTTATTTCCAGATATACATATTCCAAccatttactttcaaattttctgCTTACTTACGTTTTTAATCTGACAATATTGGTCCTACAACCAGATTATTTAGACCGCTAATATTTactgtaattattaaaataattgattttaatcTACcactttattttgtgaatcctccttcttttctatttttgacttCTTTCAGATTGGTCGACcttttcattattctgtttttttcctgtaataGTTTACAAGTTATACCCCATTTCTATTAATTGATTAActgattttgagacagagtgaacaggggagaggggcagatggagagagagaacattttttttttaattttttaatgtttatttatttttgagagagagagagacagagacagacagagcccgaattggggaggggtagagacagagggagacagggaatctgaagcaggctccaggctctgagctatcaacacagagcccagcacggggcttgaacctgtgaactgtgagatcatgacctgagctgaagtcatacactcagctgactgagccacccaggcacccctgagagagagagaatgttaagcagactccatgagcttgatgcggggctggatcccacaactctgggatcatgatgtgagttgaaattaagagtcagacactaagctgactgagccacccaggttcctcccTATTTGTATTCACTAAATGATTATCCTAAGAATTATAAGGTATATTCTTaacctctcaaaaacaaatgaaattatgaaagacctatcatttatttcttcttagacAATCAAAAGAGCTTGGAAGACTTAAAATCTATCCTCTCCTCCACTCTTGAAATTatgatttgtttttctcatattttaattttatatatcttattattttaaactttccgAGTTTAAGATTTACCTAcatcttaataaaaaaagatttacctACATCTTGCCACATTATTGCTCTTTGCTTCTTCCTGTATTATAAACTTTTATCTGCATTTTCATTCTGTCTGAAACACTTATTTAAACCACCTTTTAGTGTGTTTTATTAATAGCAGCTCTATTAGTTTTTGCTTATCTGAAtatgcctttatttctcctttattcttaagtaatatttttgtgcatcaaagaaTTTGGTTAACGGTAATTTTGTGTTGCACTTTGATGATATTCCACTGACTTAGAACTTACATTCTCGCTATTGAGAAGTAAGCTGTCAGTATGATTTGTACTTCTGTGAAGATAcccttttttctctaagattttctttctttctttttttttaggtttaaaaaaatttttttaagtaattttacaCCCAACatactcacaaccctgagatcaagagttgcatgctttaccgaatgagccagccaggagcccctctatttctttctgttgtatcTTGGGTTATTGATTGTCAACACTTTTGCCTTGTTGTCTGTATATCTAAGTATACATTTATCTCtagctatttatttaattttaacctcTTAAAAAAGTATGTTTAAGGTTCATGGAGCTTCTGTTATCGGTATCTTGACATCTTTCATCAGCTCTGCAAAATGCTCTAATATTGTTGTATTCTtaaatcttcctttctctcccattctttccCCTCTGTTTCTGGCATAACATTTAAAAGGCTAGTGGATTTTCAGGCTGTATCTGCTATATTTCTTATCTTCTCTActgtattttctgtctctctgggctTCTATGCTTCATTGTGCATAGTCATCCATGAGTCATATGGCCCATCTTTTAGCTTATAAATGATATCTACAGCTTGTGTAAAACCActtaaacaatttataaaattttaattttgttgattttatttttttagttttggacttttgtttgtttttcaaaattctactTTTAGGCCAAAATTTGCAATCATGGTTGTGAATTAATTGAAGAAACTTGGATAGTTACTTTATATTCTGTGGCTGATAATTGCAGTATCTGAATTTTGTGAAGTGTCTTTCTTTTGTCTGTTGATTCTGCTTGCTTCCCTTCATGGCTTCTTGTTTACTTTGCTTGGATATGTTTTATTCTGTGCTGGctactgattttgaaaaatttttgcaGGAATAATTTGAAGTCTATTACGATACTATATTTCTTCAGGGAGGATTTTTATACACTGTTAAGTATACTTGAATATCAATTGCTCATCAATTTAATTTAAGTTCAAGGACAGATTTCCCACAACCATTCAGGTGATACAAAGCAAGACTCTAAATGCACATGGTTTGTTTTGTATCATACTCCCCCTAACAATGAGACCATACCTCTTTAGAGCCTCACTTAAAATCAGAAGTACTTCATAAGTGTCCCTGTTTTTTTGGAGGGCCCTGGAATTTGACTGCAACTCTGTAGCTCATCTTGGTTGAATAGTTTTCTTTTGATTCACATACGCCATTAGAGCAGAGAGACATTGAGTGCTAGGTTATctttgcatgtgtttttttttttttttccataccctttaaaaaactttttgggGCGTGAGCCTCTCTAGCGGCGagactttggggcgcctgggtggcgcagtcggttaagcgtcggacttcagccaggtcacgatcttgcggtccgtgagttcgagccccgcgtcaggctctgggctgacggctcggagcctggagcctgcttcagattctgtgtctccctctctctctgcccctcccccgttcatgctctgtctctctctgtcccaaaaataaataaaaaacgttgaaaaaaaaaataaaaaaaataaaaaactttttggcctaggggcacctgggtggctcagtcagttaagtgcccaactcttgattttggatcaggtcatgatctcacaatttgtgagttcaagccccacatagggctctgtgctgacagtgtggaacctgtctgagattctctctctctcttctgtctctgcccctcccctgctcactctatttctctctgaaaataaataaacttaaaataattaaaaacaatttttttggcCTGGAAATCTTTCATATGTTATTAGCAGTTTAATGCTCTccagaatattatattttaataattacgGGTCAGAATTGATTGGTTCACCACTGTAGAAGTCTGAACTACATAAGAGAAAGGGCTCATTATGTGacatgataaaaagaaattatctccAAAAATCCATGTCTTCTGATATACCCTTTGTACTGCATCAAGATGCCTCTCAGAGTGACAATGAGTAGGCAGTAGGGAAGTAAATTTCTGGGAAGTAGCAGAAAATCTGTTCTgcagtattttttataaaaatcccaaaatttgtatctTTCCTTTGTCTACAAATCTTAAGAAGGTTATTCTGGAGGTATCAATAGCCAAAacttatatactttaaaatgtgtatagaaatgaataatcaacaaaatcaaGAGCAAGTTTTGTTTGATTGCATAATAAACTTATGAGCAATATTTATAATTAGAGTTAGTTATTGAATTGcagatattcatttttaaatctacaagtaatttttttttcatataagaaCATTTCTTCCATGCCACTGGTGCCTGGTTTAATATTTAGGTCAGATAACCAGTATGAATAACAATTTTACTCATTATTAGACTAATTATGATTATGTGTCACTTCAAATTAATAGTTAATAGATGCCcagttttggggtacctgggtggctcagtggattaagctccttacttttgattttggctcaggtcatgatctcatagttcttgagttccagcccctgtgagtgcggagcctggttgggattctctctctccctttgtatctgcccctctcccactcactctctctgtctctctctcaaaataaataaataaacttaaaaatatttaaaaactagatGTCCAGTTTGGCTAAATACCATAGAGATAGTGTAATAGTTGGCATCTGAAAATTATAATTCCTTCTGCAAGTAAGTAGTATCTATAAACCTGTTAACATTTTTTGTCTATAGGCAAGATGATTATTCTGATAACAATAGTTTTCATGTAAGTTTTAGTATATGCCATGAAGAATACTGGAATAATCTGATTTTGTAACTATAGTGACTGGTATCATTGGCTGATTGCACAAATACCAGCCCTAATATAACAAAATAGCATAGCACTTAGCCGACATATTAATGATGTTTAAACCAATGACCTGGAAAGAgtactttatcattttattttttaaaaatctgacagaaGGTAGGAATAGAAGCACTCAGGATACAAATGTTCTCTAATGTTGATTTCTATGTATAATCTCTAATTTCTAACATATTAACATAACATAATTTGCATggatattttaatgtttgaaataaatatttaaggataagatatttttagaaaaaaaaatctgagcaacATACCTGTTGAGTCACTGCTGCAGCTAAATTCCCTCCAGCACTATCTCCAGAAATTCCAATTCTTTCAGGATCCACACCATATTTATCAAGAACATCTTGGTGTAAGAACCACTTTAATGCATTATATACGTCTTCAAATTGATTTGGAAAGTGATATTTAGGGGCTAGTCTGTAGCTGTGGGCAGAATAACAATGTTCGTTAAgccaattatttttcaaaaaataaaatgtgtgtgtgggggggcattCTCTAACCCTTAAAAtcataagtaaaaacattttctttagcaaACCTGGTATTTGAGGTCATTATGAATCCAAAGACAAATG from Panthera uncia isolate 11264 chromosome C2, Puncia_PCG_1.0, whole genome shotgun sequence encodes the following:
- the AADAC gene encoding LOW QUALITY PROTEIN: arylacetamide deacetylase (The sequence of the model RefSeq protein was modified relative to this genomic sequence to represent the inferred CDS: inserted 1 base in 1 codon; substituted 2 bases at 2 genomic stop codons) yields the protein MGRKTILLLIMGVLGAYYVYIPVPDNIEEPWKLMLVNTYMKTSTDLVLFIELLGINHAMNIVMFFMSFQEVPPTSDENVTVMETTFNNVPVCIYVPKXKPERLRRGLFYIHGGGWCLGSAALLSYDFLSKQTGDRFDVVVISVNYRLAPKYHFPNQFEDVYNALKWFLHQDVLDKYGVDPERIGISGDSAGGNLAAAVTQQLIDDPDVKIKLKTQSLIYPALQTLDMDLPSYWENSHFPPLPKSLMVRFWSEYFTTDKSLAKAMLFNQHVPVESSHLFKFINWSSLLPEKFKKGHFYNSPTYGXSELAKKYLGFLDVRASPLLTDDNKLRSLPLTYVITCQYDVLRDDGIMYVTXLQNAGVQVTHNHIEDGFHGALSNYALKITHRVENQYMSWLSENP